In the genome of Bremerella sp. P1, the window CTGGCCAACCGACTTGATTGAAGAGACCCAACAGGAAGTGGAAGGGGGCGAATAATGGTACCGTTGATTGTCATCTGCGTTTATCTCTTGTTGCTGTTGGGCCTGGGTATCTTCGCGAGCACCTTGTTCCGGGGTTCCAGCCAAGACTATATGCTGGCCAGTCACTCGATTGGTCCGTTCCTGCTGTTGATGAGCTTATTCGGCACCACCATGACGGCATTCGCGCTGGTTGGTTCGACCGGTGAAGCCTATGCCGAAGGTGTCGGTGTGTACGGCTTGCTTGCTTCCTCCAGCGGTATTATTCACTCGCTCTGCTTCTTCGTGCTGGGTATCAAGCTTTGGTCCCTGGGCAAGAAGTATGGATACACGACCCAAATTCAATTCTTTCGAGACCGCCTGCAAAGCGATAAGATCGGCATTTTGCTGTTTCCGATTCTCGTCGGTCTGGTGATCCCCTACCTGCTGATCGGTGTGATGGCTTCGGGAACGGTGATCAGCGCGGTGAGCGAAGGCGCCTTCTCGAACATGTTTGCTCAGTACGACTACGGTGTACCGAACTGGCTGGGCAGCCTGGTCATTTCGATCGTCGTGCTGATCTACGTTTTCTTTGGTGGCATGCGTGGAACGGCGTGGGCCAATGCTTTCCAGACGATCGTATTCATGATCTTGGGGATCATCACCTTCTGGGTCATTTCTAGCACCTTGGGCGGTGTTCAATCAGCGTCCGAAGCCGTTGAGAAACGCAACCCTTCCAAACTGATGCGATCGGTTGCCGAGTCGGACGAACAAAAGTACGAGAAAGCGTTCGCCACGTGGCGATCGCTGGCCGAGTACAACTACGCCAACAAGAAGGCCGATGGCAATCTGCTGACGGCTGAGCAAAAGGAAAAAGCCGTCGCGGACTACAAGGGTCCGCCTATCGGTAACTGGAAAGCCCGAGCCGAAGCCAACTTGGCTGTGGCCAACAACCTGATCGATCTGACGGTCGCCGAAAAGAACGATTCGTACATAGAACAAGACGACCGTGCCATGCCCGAGGAGAAGCCTGAGTGGTGGGATAAGGAAGTCATGACCGGCCACGAGCTGAACGAGTTCCACCGCAACGAAGCAGCCGTTCTTCAGGCCTACAGCGATCCGATCTACAACAAGAACATGGGTCACCCCAACGAGCTGATCAATCCCGATAAGCCAGAACTGGGAACCAAGTGGACCCGCAAACGGACCGCTGGTGTTTATCGTGCCACGAAGTGGTCTCCCGAGGAACCACGCGGCATGTCCATGCTGGTATTCATTACCTACATGTTCATTCCGCTTTCGGTTGGCATGTTCCCGCACTTGTTCCAGCACTGGCTGACAGCCAAGAGCGCCCAAAGCTTTAAGCTTCCGGTGGTTGCCCACCCGCTGTTCATTGCCATTGTCTGGATCCCATGCGTTCTGGTTGGTGTCTGGGCGACTTCCGCAGTGGTACCTGGTACCGAACGGGCACTGATTCCGCCGCACTTTAACCCCAACGCAGTGTTGCCGTTTATGGTGGCCAACATGAGTGGGCCATTTTTGAGCGGTCTGCTCACCGCCGGCGTTCTGGCGGCGATCATGTCATCGCTCGACAGCCAGTTCCTCTGTATCGGCACGATGTTCACAGAAGATATCGTCGTGCATTACGGTGGCAAGAAGCGATTCAGCGACAAACAGGTGGTGATTATCGCTCGCTGCTTCATAATCGCGATCGTGGCGATCACGTACATCCTCAGCCTGTACGAACCACGCCGTGTGTTTACGCTGGGTGTGTGGACGTTCAGTGGGTTCTCAAGCTTGTTCCCGCTGGTCTTCGCTGCACTCTACTGGAAGCGTCTCACCAAGGCAGGGGCCTATGCTTGTGTGATTACCGCGATCAGCCTGTGGTGCCTGTTCTTCTACATGAGCGACATGGCCTTGAATCCGCACTTCACCGTCTTCGGTATGATGCCTGTGGCAACGATGGTGCCGGCGGCAGCGATCGCGATGATTGTCGTTTCGCTAATGACTCAGCCGCCCAGCGAAGAGCACTTGGAGCGTTTCTTCCCCAAGAAGGGACTGTAGACGTCCGGCAGCTTAGCAAGCCGTCGTTTGATCGATACGCAGATAGAAAACCCAACGCAATCGGGAGGTCTTCGGGCCTCCCGATTCTTTTTAGGCGAAGTCACTTGAACATGGCGATTACAAGTCGATCTTGACGTCCAGGTGATACAACGTCTGATTTGTACCAGGCTTCTTCAGGTGGAACTGATATAGGTACCTCGCAAAATTGACATGGGCCATTACGGCCATCTCGAGAACCGAT includes:
- a CDS encoding sodium:solute symporter family protein, producing MVPLIVICVYLLLLLGLGIFASTLFRGSSQDYMLASHSIGPFLLLMSLFGTTMTAFALVGSTGEAYAEGVGVYGLLASSSGIIHSLCFFVLGIKLWSLGKKYGYTTQIQFFRDRLQSDKIGILLFPILVGLVIPYLLIGVMASGTVISAVSEGAFSNMFAQYDYGVPNWLGSLVISIVVLIYVFFGGMRGTAWANAFQTIVFMILGIITFWVISSTLGGVQSASEAVEKRNPSKLMRSVAESDEQKYEKAFATWRSLAEYNYANKKADGNLLTAEQKEKAVADYKGPPIGNWKARAEANLAVANNLIDLTVAEKNDSYIEQDDRAMPEEKPEWWDKEVMTGHELNEFHRNEAAVLQAYSDPIYNKNMGHPNELINPDKPELGTKWTRKRTAGVYRATKWSPEEPRGMSMLVFITYMFIPLSVGMFPHLFQHWLTAKSAQSFKLPVVAHPLFIAIVWIPCVLVGVWATSAVVPGTERALIPPHFNPNAVLPFMVANMSGPFLSGLLTAGVLAAIMSSLDSQFLCIGTMFTEDIVVHYGGKKRFSDKQVVIIARCFIIAIVAITYILSLYEPRRVFTLGVWTFSGFSSLFPLVFAALYWKRLTKAGAYACVITAISLWCLFFYMSDMALNPHFTVFGMMPVATMVPAAAIAMIVVSLMTQPPSEEHLERFFPKKGL